One segment of Pasteurella skyensis DNA contains the following:
- a CDS encoding helix-turn-helix domain-containing protein, translating into MVIITPQMLAVYLKDYRKQKNLTQAEVANQVGLRQATISDFEKNPNKVTIETFFKIVTALGLEIHLLPKSENEEGVDIW; encoded by the coding sequence ATGGTGATCATCACTCCACAAATGCTTGCGGTTTATTTGAAAGATTATCGTAAACAGAAGAACTTGACTCAAGCTGAAGTTGCCAATCAGGTTGGTTTACGGCAGGCTACCATTTCAGATTTTGAGAAAAACCCTAATAAGGTTACGATTGAAACATTCTTCAAAATTGTGACGGCACTGGGACTGGAAATTCATCTACTGCCAAAATCAGAGAATGAAGAGGGAGTAGATATATGGTAA
- a CDS encoding GspE/PulE family protein has product MQYNVYDLMNQKVVKLSQDRWQQNIKDKPLLLRYLALPIKEDEKTLWLAIDDENNLNVCEIFSFLTHKEIEPVLVSSDELKYLLNELSPSYVDNQENESQITLYNQHNSEESIDNSDPIIQLLETIFKYGLQKNASDIHIEPHKEILVVRLRIDGVLQVYKNISLNIANRVISRVKLLAKLDISETRLPQDGQFYFQTQLNERLDFRVSTLPTHYGEKLVLRLQKHNPTQLDFVSLGFNPSQRDILVNALHKPQGLILVTGPTGSGKSLTLYSALNYLNNTDKHILTAEDPIEIIIDGVMQSQVNRSIGIDFSQLLRTFLRQDPDIIMLGEIRDQESAEIALRAAQTGHLVLATLHTNDAPSTIERLLQLGIKEYEIKHSLLLVITQRLVRKLCALCSGESCEHCFDGYNGRMGVFQCLTKNAKTFEKDTAYLDFATLFESAKQLIANKQTNQAEIQRVIGNESV; this is encoded by the coding sequence ATGCAATATAATGTTTATGATTTAATGAATCAAAAAGTCGTAAAGCTATCTCAGGATAGGTGGCAGCAAAATATTAAGGATAAACCACTTTTATTGCGTTATTTAGCATTACCTATCAAAGAAGATGAGAAAACACTTTGGCTTGCCATTGATGATGAGAATAATCTAAATGTCTGTGAAATATTTTCATTTTTAACCCATAAAGAAATTGAACCCGTTTTGGTGTCTTCTGATGAGTTAAAATATTTGTTAAATGAACTGTCTCCAAGTTATGTTGATAACCAAGAAAATGAATCGCAAATTACGCTTTATAATCAGCATAATAGTGAAGAAAGTATTGATAATTCTGATCCCATTATTCAATTATTAGAAACTATTTTTAAATATGGATTACAAAAAAATGCCTCTGATATCCATATTGAGCCGCATAAAGAAATATTAGTGGTTCGATTACGAATTGATGGGGTTTTGCAAGTATATAAAAATATTTCATTAAACATTGCGAATCGTGTTATTTCAAGGGTTAAACTACTGGCTAAATTGGATATTAGTGAAACCCGTTTGCCTCAAGATGGGCAGTTTTATTTTCAAACACAGCTTAATGAACGGTTAGATTTTCGAGTGTCTACACTGCCCACTCATTATGGTGAAAAATTGGTATTACGATTACAAAAACATAATCCGACTCAGTTAGATTTTGTATCATTGGGTTTTAATCCTTCTCAAAGGGATATATTGGTCAATGCACTACACAAACCGCAAGGGCTTATTTTAGTAACAGGTCCTACTGGTAGTGGCAAAAGCCTTACGTTATATAGTGCATTGAATTATTTAAACAATACCGATAAACATATTTTAACCGCAGAAGATCCCATAGAAATTATTATTGATGGTGTAATGCAATCACAGGTGAATCGAAGTATCGGTATTGATTTTAGCCAATTATTACGCACTTTTTTACGTCAAGATCCAGATATTATTATGTTAGGTGAAATTCGAGATCAAGAGAGTGCTGAAATTGCATTACGAGCAGCACAAACAGGGCATTTAGTGTTGGCAACATTACATACGAATGATGCACCGTCAACCATAGAGCGTTTATTACAATTAGGTATTAAAGAGTATGAAATTAAACATTCATTATTATTGGTGATTACACAGCGATTAGTACGAAAGCTGTGTGCGCTATGTAGTGGTGAAAGTTGTGAACATTGCTTTGATGGTTATAACGGTAGAATGGGAGTGTTTCAATGTTTAACAAAAAATGCAAAAACTTTCGAGAAAGATACCGCTTATTTAGATTTTGCCACTTTATTTGAGAGTGCAAAACAGCTTATTGCAAATAAGCAGACGAATCAAGCAGAAATTCAGCGAGTGATTGGCAATGAATCTGTATGA
- the tnaA gene encoding tryptophanase: protein MNTFKHLPEPFRIRVIEPVKRTTREHRDQAILKAGMNPFLLDSEDIFIDLLTDSGTGAITQDMQAAMFRGDEAYSGSRSYHALANAVKDIFGYEFTIPTHQGRGAEQIYIPILIKKREQEKGLERDKMVVFSNYFFDTTQGHSQLNGATVNNVYIKEAFDTGVEHDFKGNFNLEALEEGIQRVGAKNVPYIVATITCNSAGGQPVSLANLRGVYEIARKYDIPVVMDSARFAENAYFIKQREEECKDWSIEKITYECYQYADALAMSAKKDAMVPMGGLLCFKNKEMEDVYHECRTLCVVQEGFPTYGGLEGGAMERLAVGLYDGMREDWLAYRIRQIEYLVDGLEKIGVVCQQPGGHAAFVDAGKLLPHIPADQFPAQALACELYKVAGIRAVEIGSFLLGRDPKTGKQLPCPAELLRLTIPRATYTQSHMDFIIEAFQKVKENAPNIKGLTFSYEPKVLRHFTARLEEVK from the coding sequence ATGAATACTTTTAAACATTTACCAGAACCATTCCGTATCCGTGTTATTGAACCAGTAAAAAGAACAACACGTGAACATCGTGATCAAGCTATCTTAAAAGCAGGAATGAACCCATTCTTATTAGATAGTGAAGATATTTTTATTGATTTATTAACCGATAGTGGAACGGGTGCAATTACTCAAGATATGCAAGCTGCAATGTTCCGTGGTGATGAAGCTTATAGTGGAAGTCGTAGTTATCATGCATTAGCCAATGCCGTTAAAGATATCTTTGGCTATGAGTTTACTATTCCAACTCACCAAGGTCGTGGTGCAGAGCAAATTTATATCCCAATTTTAATTAAAAAACGTGAGCAAGAAAAAGGTTTAGAGCGTGACAAAATGGTTGTGTTCTCAAACTATTTCTTTGATACCACACAAGGTCACTCTCAATTAAATGGTGCAACAGTGAATAACGTTTATATTAAAGAAGCGTTTGACACTGGTGTTGAGCACGACTTTAAAGGGAACTTTAACCTTGAAGCATTAGAAGAAGGCATTCAAAGAGTAGGGGCAAAAAATGTACCTTATATTGTAGCAACTATTACTTGTAACTCAGCAGGTGGTCAGCCAGTTTCTCTTGCCAACTTAAGAGGTGTGTATGAGATTGCTCGTAAATACGATATTCCAGTAGTAATGGATTCAGCTCGTTTTGCAGAAAATGCTTACTTTATTAAGCAACGTGAAGAAGAGTGCAAAGATTGGTCTATTGAGAAAATCACTTATGAGTGCTACCAATACGCTGATGCATTAGCAATGTCTGCTAAGAAAGATGCAATGGTACCAATGGGTGGTTTACTATGCTTCAAAAATAAAGAGATGGAAGATGTATATCACGAGTGTCGTACACTTTGTGTGGTACAAGAAGGTTTCCCAACCTATGGTGGTTTAGAAGGTGGTGCAATGGAGCGTTTAGCTGTTGGTTTATACGACGGTATGCGTGAAGATTGGCTAGCTTATCGTATCCGTCAAATTGAATATTTAGTTGATGGATTAGAAAAAATTGGTGTAGTTTGTCAACAACCAGGTGGACACGCTGCGTTCGTGGATGCAGGTAAATTATTACCACATATTCCAGCGGATCAATTCCCTGCACAAGCACTGGCTTGTGAGCTTTATAAAGTAGCAGGTATCCGTGCGGTAGAAATTGGTTCATTCCTATTAGGTCGTGATCCAAAAACAGGTAAACAATTACCTTGCCCTGCGGAATTGTTACGTTTAACTATTCCACGTGCAACTTATACACAAAGTCATATGGACTTCATTATTGAAGCATTCCAAAAAGTGAAAGAAAATGCACCAAATATCAAAGGGTTAACCTTTAGCTATGAGCCAAAAGTGTTACGTCACTTTACCGCTCGTTTAGAAGAGGTGAAATAA
- the coaE gene encoding dephospho-CoA kinase (Dephospho-CoA kinase (CoaE) performs the final step in coenzyme A biosynthesis.), giving the protein MPYIVALTGGIGSGKSTIAALFENYNVPIIDADIVARELVVKGSPLLNQIVQHFGQTILLENGELDRNKLRNIVFNHSEHTEWLNNLLHPAIREAMLQQLHQIQAPYVLWVVPLLVENNLTHYCDRILVVDVLPEIQLERASKRDKNKRDTIKKMMQSQVSRAERLAVADDIIENNLELGENAQHLNQQVSKLHQHYLHLAAQKES; this is encoded by the coding sequence ATGCCTTATATTGTGGCTTTAACAGGGGGAATTGGAAGTGGAAAAAGTACGATTGCAGCACTTTTTGAAAACTATAATGTTCCTATTATTGATGCAGATATTGTCGCGAGAGAACTTGTTGTAAAAGGTTCACCGTTACTTAATCAGATAGTACAGCATTTTGGGCAAACAATATTATTGGAAAACGGTGAATTAGATCGAAATAAGTTACGTAATATTGTGTTTAATCATTCAGAGCATACCGAATGGTTGAATAATTTATTACATCCTGCTATTCGTGAGGCGATGTTACAACAGCTTCATCAAATTCAAGCACCTTACGTACTCTGGGTGGTGCCATTGTTAGTTGAAAATAATTTAACTCATTATTGTGATCGTATTCTTGTGGTTGATGTTCTGCCTGAAATTCAACTGGAACGAGCCTCCAAACGTGATAAAAATAAGCGAGATACAATCAAAAAAATGATGCAATCACAGGTGAGTAGAGCAGAACGTCTGGCAGTTGCAGATGATATTATTGAAAATAACTTAGAATTAGGGGAAAATGCTCAACACTTAAATCAGCAAGTGAGTAAACTGCATCAACACTATTTACATCTTGCAGCACAAAAGGAATCTTAA
- a CDS encoding pyridoxal phosphate-dependent aminotransferase: MKRFSKSSKLDNVCYDIRGPVHKEAMRLEEEGHKLLKLNIGNPAPFGFEAPDEVLVDIIRNLPTAQGYGDSKGLYSARKAIVQYYQSKGLLDIDVNDVYIGNGVSELITMSMQALLNEGDEILIPMPDYPLWTAAATLSGGNVKHYLCDEENNWFPDIEDIKSKITEKTKAIVVINPNNPTGVVYSREILLEIAQVAREHNLIIFADEIYDKILYDDAVHYHIAALAPDLFTITLNGLSKAYRVAGFRQGWMVLSGGKKYQAEGYIEGLDMLSSMRLCANTPMQHGIQTALGGYQSINEFIVPGGRLLEQRDVAYNLVTQIPGISCVKPKGAMYLFPKIDTEMYNIKDDQKFVLDLLKQEKVLLVQGTGFNWHKPDHFRIVTLPYVYQLEEAIGRLERFLKNYRQ, encoded by the coding sequence ATGAAACGATTTTCTAAATCTAGCAAATTAGATAATGTCTGCTATGACATTCGAGGTCCTGTCCATAAAGAAGCAATGCGATTGGAAGAGGAAGGGCATAAATTACTTAAATTAAATATTGGTAACCCTGCTCCATTTGGTTTTGAAGCTCCTGATGAAGTATTAGTTGATATTATTCGTAACCTACCAACAGCACAGGGTTATGGTGATTCAAAAGGGCTATATTCAGCTCGAAAAGCCATAGTCCAATACTATCAATCAAAAGGATTATTAGATATTGATGTCAATGATGTTTATATTGGTAATGGTGTGTCTGAATTGATCACAATGTCAATGCAAGCGTTATTAAATGAAGGCGATGAAATCCTTATTCCAATGCCTGATTATCCTCTTTGGACGGCAGCAGCCACCCTCTCAGGGGGTAACGTCAAACATTATTTGTGTGATGAAGAGAACAATTGGTTTCCAGATATTGAAGATATTAAATCTAAAATTACCGAGAAAACCAAAGCTATTGTGGTGATCAATCCTAATAATCCAACTGGCGTGGTGTATAGCCGTGAGATTTTATTAGAAATAGCACAAGTGGCACGTGAGCATAACTTAATTATATTTGCAGATGAAATTTATGACAAAATTTTGTATGACGATGCCGTTCATTATCATATCGCTGCATTAGCTCCTGATCTTTTCACTATTACTTTAAATGGTTTATCAAAAGCATATCGAGTCGCAGGATTTCGTCAAGGCTGGATGGTATTAAGTGGCGGTAAAAAATATCAAGCAGAAGGCTATATTGAAGGATTAGATATGCTGTCTTCTATGCGTTTATGTGCCAACACGCCAATGCAACACGGTATTCAAACCGCACTTGGTGGCTATCAAAGTATTAATGAATTTATTGTTCCGGGTGGGCGTTTATTAGAACAACGTGATGTGGCATATAATTTAGTGACACAAATACCGGGTATTAGCTGTGTTAAGCCAAAGGGCGCAATGTATTTATTCCCTAAAATTGACACCGAAATGTACAATATTAAGGACGATCAAAAATTTGTATTAGATTTATTAAAACAGGAAAAAGTGCTTCTAGTACAAGGTACAGGTTTCAATTGGCATAAACCTGACCACTTCCGTATTGTAACCTTGCCTTATGTGTATCAATTAGAAGAAGCAATTGGACGATTAGAGCGATTTTTGAAAAACTATCGTCAGTAG
- a CDS encoding aromatic amino acid transporter yields the protein MNKKTPSIFGGACIIASVCVGAGMLAIPIKGAGAWTIYSTIALLITMAMMTLSGWLLLEAYKKYELSASFSTVTKDLLGKEVNFINNLAVYFVGGILLYAYTTVAGLTLNGLIGNIFGEYSTGVWSIIFVFVFSSLVWHSTRAVDRISVLLILVMVFTFIFGVSGLASNIDLKILLDTGNENGDYTLFAAAMLPVALTSFGYHHSVASMRSYYGSEVKAKYAIVGGTTIALVLYLLWTFSIFGNLPRSEFKQVFENGGEWQALLGALGQVVESKTVENIINAFSMAAILSSFIGVGLGVFDYLADFFKFDNTKQGRMKSWAVTFLPPLILSVLFPFGFVTAIGYAGAVATIWTCIVPALLAKKARERNGTEGFHVSGGNLLLGLLILFGIMIAIIHFLDMFGVLPSFKG from the coding sequence ATGAATAAAAAGACCCCTTCTATTTTTGGCGGAGCTTGTATTATCGCAAGTGTTTGTGTTGGAGCTGGAATGCTTGCCATTCCAATCAAAGGCGCAGGTGCTTGGACAATATATTCTACCATAGCCTTGCTTATCACAATGGCGATGATGACACTTTCAGGCTGGCTATTACTTGAAGCTTATAAAAAATATGAACTGAGCGCTTCATTTAGTACAGTAACTAAAGATTTATTAGGAAAAGAAGTAAACTTTATCAATAACTTAGCTGTTTACTTCGTAGGTGGCATTTTACTTTATGCTTATACCACTGTGGCAGGGCTTACGCTCAATGGTTTAATTGGTAACATATTTGGTGAATACTCAACAGGAGTCTGGTCAATTATTTTTGTTTTTGTCTTTTCTTCTTTAGTATGGCATTCAACAAGAGCTGTAGATCGTATTTCTGTATTATTAATTTTAGTGATGGTATTTACCTTTATTTTTGGTGTATCAGGGCTTGCTAGCAATATTGATTTAAAAATTCTATTAGATACAGGTAATGAAAATGGTGATTACACACTATTCGCAGCGGCAATGCTTCCTGTTGCATTAACCTCTTTTGGTTATCATCACAGTGTAGCATCAATGCGTTCATACTATGGTTCTGAAGTTAAAGCAAAATACGCTATTGTTGGCGGAACAACTATTGCCTTAGTTTTATATTTGCTATGGACATTTAGTATTTTTGGTAACTTACCTCGTTCAGAATTTAAACAAGTATTTGAAAATGGTGGTGAATGGCAGGCTCTGCTTGGTGCATTAGGTCAAGTGGTTGAATCTAAAACTGTAGAAAATATTATTAATGCTTTCTCAATGGCCGCTATTCTATCTTCATTTATCGGAGTAGGTTTGGGTGTATTTGACTATTTAGCTGACTTCTTTAAATTCGATAATACCAAACAAGGTCGTATGAAATCTTGGGCAGTTACTTTCTTACCACCACTGATTTTATCTGTATTATTCCCATTTGGCTTTGTTACAGCAATTGGTTATGCAGGGGCGGTTGCAACGATTTGGACTTGTATTGTGCCAGCATTGTTAGCGAAAAAAGCACGTGAAAGAAATGGTACTGAAGGTTTCCACGTTTCAGGTGGTAACTTGCTTCTCGGACTTCTCATTCTATTTGGTATTATGATTGCAATTATCCACTTCCTCGATATGTTTGGGGTGCTACCAAGCTTTAAAGGATAA
- a CDS encoding prepilin peptidase, giving the protein MTILYSLLIILGLAYWLEKESKKFPFKINKQVFQEYQSLTNGNTLFYSFLKQSQLQYKEIKWIKLLYITFPLITFVLSEQHFIFTFILAILIYLSLLDYAYYLTDIKYIIAIFISGLIYIIFYQKYLTEQSLFSLFFSVVFCLAISKFGLFFYKKEMLGLGDSLLIIALSPLFTLHQLLQLLLYASLSGLLFVISYFVIKKKIIPRLPFIPFICLSTFILFIDRI; this is encoded by the coding sequence TTGACGATTTTATATTCTCTCTTAATTATATTAGGTTTGGCATATTGGTTAGAAAAAGAGAGCAAAAAGTTTCCCTTTAAAATTAATAAACAGGTTTTTCAAGAATATCAATCACTGACTAATGGAAACACGCTTTTTTACTCATTTTTAAAGCAATCTCAGCTACAATATAAAGAGATAAAATGGATTAAGCTTCTCTATATCACCTTTCCTCTTATTACTTTTGTATTGAGTGAACAACATTTTATTTTCACTTTTATTCTGGCTATTCTTATCTATTTGTCTCTATTGGATTATGCTTATTATTTGACTGATATTAAATATATTATCGCTATTTTTATAAGCGGTCTGATTTATATCATTTTTTACCAAAAATACTTAACAGAACAAAGTCTGTTTTCATTATTTTTTAGTGTCGTTTTTTGTTTAGCGATAAGTAAATTTGGATTATTTTTTTATAAAAAAGAGATGTTAGGGCTGGGTGATTCATTGCTTATTATTGCATTATCACCCCTTTTTACCCTTCATCAACTACTACAATTATTACTTTATGCGAGCCTTTCTGGGCTTCTTTTTGTTATCAGCTATTTTGTGATTAAGAAAAAAATCATACCTCGATTACCTTTTATTCCTTTTATTTGTCTTTCGACTTTTATCCTATTCATTGATAGAATTTAG
- a CDS encoding isochorismate synthase, whose amino-acid sequence MTVFSQLKTQLKAKLHDVIENKHIHNGLVIIRVEQCCSVDNQLLLSWLKAQHSFPKYYWQNRDNTLTLTSIGAVKYFQDIEKAQQFSTNNHCTLIGGMQFSGETSFILPRLLFAKKEHKVTACLVVDSRNWEKEKIAIDQLFANFEKTIALEKTPYSLLDTAPYTNFQQWSDNIQNTIEHIKQGDFNKIVLANATDLICKEPISAYRLLALSKQKNYHCFHFLWQETQDVSFIGSSPERLYKREQQTLYTEALAGTAMVTGNQKQTEENGKWLLNDPKNNIENQYVVDDICDNLKSYAKEIEVKDTQLKQLPNVQHLCRLIKMELKDDVSDAQCLSHIHPTAAVAGLPRKKAIPFIAQTENFERNWYAGTLGFFNAEQAEFCVTLRSALINKNSMTVYAGAGIVQDSEPESEWKEIQRKALAMIKLLQQ is encoded by the coding sequence ATGACAGTATTTAGCCAATTAAAAACACAGCTTAAAGCAAAGCTACACGACGTTATTGAAAACAAACACATTCACAATGGATTGGTTATCATTCGTGTAGAACAGTGCTGTTCAGTTGATAATCAACTATTATTAAGTTGGCTAAAGGCTCAACATAGCTTTCCTAAATACTACTGGCAAAATCGTGACAACACCCTAACTTTAACTTCAATTGGCGCAGTGAAATATTTTCAAGATATTGAAAAAGCACAACAATTTAGTACTAACAATCACTGTACTTTAATTGGAGGAATGCAATTTTCAGGTGAAACGTCCTTTATTTTACCTCGTCTATTATTTGCAAAAAAAGAACATAAAGTAACCGCTTGTTTGGTCGTGGATAGTCGTAATTGGGAAAAGGAAAAAATAGCGATAGATCAACTCTTTGCTAATTTTGAGAAGACAATAGCATTAGAAAAAACACCTTATTCATTATTAGATACAGCACCTTATACCAATTTCCAACAGTGGTCTGATAATATTCAAAATACAATTGAGCATATAAAACAAGGTGATTTTAATAAAATTGTACTAGCAAATGCCACAGATCTTATCTGTAAAGAACCTATTTCTGCTTATCGTTTATTAGCTTTAAGCAAACAAAAAAATTACCATTGTTTCCATTTTTTATGGCAAGAAACACAGGATGTCAGTTTTATAGGATCAAGTCCTGAAAGGCTATATAAAAGAGAACAACAAACCCTTTATACGGAAGCTTTAGCGGGTACTGCGATGGTTACTGGCAATCAAAAACAAACTGAAGAAAATGGTAAGTGGTTACTAAACGATCCTAAAAATAATATTGAAAATCAATATGTTGTTGATGATATTTGTGATAATTTGAAATCTTATGCAAAAGAAATTGAAGTAAAAGATACGCAACTCAAACAGTTACCAAATGTTCAACATCTCTGTCGTTTAATTAAAATGGAATTAAAAGACGATGTTAGTGATGCTCAGTGTCTTTCACACATTCATCCTACTGCTGCTGTCGCAGGCTTACCTCGTAAAAAAGCAATTCCATTTATTGCCCAAACAGAAAATTTTGAGCGGAATTGGTATGCAGGCACATTAGGCTTTTTCAACGCTGAACAGGCTGAATTTTGTGTTACATTACGCTCTGCATTAATTAATAAAAATTCGATGACCGTCTATGCTGGCGCTGGTATTGTGCAAGATTCTGAGCCAGAATCTGAATGGAAAGAAATTCAACGTAAAGCTTTAGCAATGATAAAACTCCTTCAACAGTAA
- a CDS encoding type II secretion system F family protein — MNLYEFKWKGVNRFLQPQKGTVLATHHQVAENRLLQKGYRHLKIKRNFAFNRAPKKEEVTQFIHQLSLLLNAKITLRKALGVLLENCTNIKLYVWLQEIIALIEKGNSLSDSLTTLDKYFTSQEIQLIKIAERSGQLSVIFCNIADTRAKSEKLTKKVKKVMFYPVIVLGISILLCLMLLIFIVPQFADLYQSKEKSLPLITALLFKTSQVLQQHYIALLSTTIFIVTVVIMLSKKTNIISILKVNILSLLPIFNKIMSEHRIIFFCQNIALMQKAGIPLNIALSSFISKKEEDQVLQKELSNILTILNQGYPFSETLNPSVFGEQVIQMIAIGEECGRLSQMLEHIVTLKQQKLDYKIDILSQLLEPALMLFIGVIIGTIIIALYLPIFDMGALI, encoded by the coding sequence ATGAATCTGTATGAGTTTAAGTGGAAAGGGGTCAATCGTTTCTTACAACCTCAAAAAGGAACAGTACTTGCGACTCATCATCAAGTTGCAGAAAATAGGTTGTTACAAAAGGGGTACCGTCACCTTAAAATTAAACGTAATTTTGCGTTTAATCGAGCACCTAAAAAGGAAGAGGTAACACAATTTATTCATCAATTATCCTTATTACTCAATGCAAAAATCACCCTTAGAAAAGCACTTGGTGTATTGTTAGAAAATTGTACCAATATTAAACTTTATGTATGGTTGCAGGAGATAATTGCACTCATTGAAAAGGGCAATTCGTTATCGGACTCATTGACGACTTTAGATAAATATTTTACTTCACAAGAGATACAATTGATTAAAATAGCAGAACGAAGCGGTCAGTTGTCAGTGATTTTTTGCAATATTGCAGATACTAGAGCTAAATCTGAAAAATTAACCAAAAAAGTAAAAAAAGTGATGTTTTACCCTGTGATTGTATTGGGGATTTCGATATTACTTTGCTTAATGTTGCTGATTTTTATTGTTCCTCAATTTGCCGATCTATATCAATCTAAAGAAAAAAGTTTGCCATTAATAACGGCATTATTATTCAAAACTTCTCAAGTGCTACAGCAACATTACATCGCTCTGTTAAGTACGACAATATTTATTGTGACAGTCGTCATTATGCTATCTAAAAAGACGAATATCATCTCAATACTAAAAGTTAACATACTGTCTTTATTGCCTATTTTTAATAAAATAATGAGCGAACATCGCATTATCTTTTTCTGTCAAAATATTGCGTTAATGCAAAAAGCAGGGATTCCTTTAAATATTGCGCTGAGTTCTTTTATTTCAAAAAAAGAAGAGGATCAAGTTTTACAAAAAGAATTGTCTAATATATTAACTATTTTAAATCAGGGCTACCCTTTTTCTGAAACATTAAATCCTTCAGTCTTTGGTGAACAAGTGATACAAATGATTGCTATTGGAGAAGAATGTGGCAGGTTATCACAAATGTTAGAGCATATAGTCACACTCAAACAACAAAAATTAGATTATAAAATTGATATACTTTCACAACTGTTAGAACCTGCTTTAATGCTGTTTATTGGCGTGATTATTGGTACTATTATTATTGCTCTTTATCTACCTATTTTTGATATGGGAGCGTTAATTTGA
- the yacG gene encoding DNA gyrase inhibitor YacG: MTETIVNCPTCETEVIWSKTNEYRPFCSQRCKMIDLGEWASEQKYIAGSAEENDLMSAELTNE; encoded by the coding sequence ATGACAGAAACAATTGTAAATTGCCCAACTTGTGAAACAGAAGTAATTTGGTCTAAAACAAATGAATATCGTCCATTTTGCAGTCAACGTTGTAAAATGATCGATCTGGGTGAATGGGCAAGTGAACAAAAATACATTGCAGGAAGTGCAGAAGAGAATGATTTAATGAGTGCGGAATTAACGAACGAATAA